The proteins below are encoded in one region of Acidimicrobiales bacterium:
- a CDS encoding F0F1 ATP synthase subunit delta produces MRQSIRGYTDGVIELAGDTSSLASIATELSAIKQVVDASEDLRRVLADAGVTASARRAVVTELFQSRVSDRSLELVNFAVDADRAGEFLSNLTWLVARVEAAARGARPVSEPVLGHHAAEERLDGYATAVLGQLRGDAELTRVADELFRFMRVVDGSTELTVALTDRDVPAERRRSLVEDLLRTKTEPITLHLAAYATQVGRPRDYQALLGFLVDRVAAESNRRLAEVRAAVDLDESQRQQLADALSRVVGRGVDIRVTIDPSVLAGFVATIGDTVVDGSARHRLEILKERLLTPEATVNTGDS; encoded by the coding sequence GTGCGGCAAAGCATCCGCGGCTACACCGACGGGGTCATCGAGCTTGCCGGCGATACATCGAGCCTCGCGTCAATCGCGACCGAACTATCTGCGATCAAGCAGGTAGTCGACGCTTCCGAGGATCTGCGTCGCGTTCTTGCCGACGCCGGGGTGACCGCCTCGGCCCGGCGCGCCGTGGTGACGGAGCTGTTTCAAAGCAGGGTCAGTGATCGCTCGTTGGAGCTGGTCAACTTCGCGGTGGACGCGGACCGCGCCGGCGAATTTCTCTCCAACCTCACTTGGCTGGTTGCTCGCGTGGAGGCCGCCGCAAGAGGCGCGCGTCCCGTATCGGAGCCCGTTCTCGGACATCACGCCGCGGAAGAGCGTCTCGACGGATACGCCACTGCGGTACTCGGCCAGCTTCGAGGCGACGCGGAGCTGACGCGAGTCGCCGACGAGCTGTTCCGGTTCATGCGCGTCGTCGACGGCTCGACAGAACTCACCGTGGCGCTCACCGACCGTGATGTACCTGCCGAGCGCCGCCGGTCCCTGGTCGAGGACCTCCTTCGTACGAAGACGGAACCGATTACGCTTCACTTGGCGGCCTACGCGACTCAGGTCGGCAGGCCCCGCGACTACCAGGCGCTTCTCGGCTTTCTCGTCGACCGGGTCGCCGCCGAGAGCAACCGCCGGCTCGCGGAGGTCCGCGCCGCGGTCGACCTAGACGAATCACAACGTCAGCAGCTGGCCGACGCATTGTCCCGGGTGGTCGGCCGCGGCGTCGACATAAGGGTGACGATCGACCCGTCGGTACTGGCCGGGTTCGTCGCGACCATTGGCGACACCGTCGTTGATGGCAGCGCACGGCATCGCCTCGAGATCTTGAAAGAGCGCCTCCTAACCCCCGAGGCCACCGTCAATACAGGAGACAGCTGA
- the atpB gene encoding F0F1 ATP synthase subunit A — MRDLSGILAVNIPVGDHITRKIGGLSFNLDTIWTTVAAAAIVLGMGFYLRRNATAEVPGRLQLVWETVVGTVQDQVESSLGPRYRNVVPLGVTIFLLILIADWIEILPGLFHNTDYAPSPTADVNLTYAMGITVFVLFTAASIRKKGLWGYITNFFRAPRWMFPIHIVEEITKPLTLALRLFGNLFSGGIMIALLISFIPKFYFFSIIFTPIWKLFDMFIGVIQAFIFALLTILYYQFAVEEGGH, encoded by the coding sequence ATGAGGGATCTGTCCGGCATCCTCGCCGTAAACATCCCGGTCGGGGATCACATCACCCGAAAGATCGGCGGTCTCAGCTTCAACCTCGACACCATCTGGACGACCGTTGCTGCGGCGGCGATCGTGCTGGGCATGGGCTTCTACCTCCGCCGCAACGCGACTGCGGAGGTCCCCGGTCGGCTCCAGTTGGTATGGGAGACGGTAGTTGGCACGGTGCAGGACCAGGTGGAAAGCAGCCTGGGCCCCCGTTACCGCAACGTCGTTCCTCTCGGCGTGACCATCTTCCTGCTGATCCTGATCGCAGACTGGATCGAGATCCTCCCAGGCTTGTTCCACAACACGGACTACGCGCCCTCTCCGACAGCCGATGTGAACCTGACTTACGCGATGGGGATCACGGTCTTCGTTCTGTTCACTGCGGCTTCGATCAGGAAGAAAGGTCTCTGGGGCTACATCACGAACTTCTTCCGCGCCCCGAGGTGGATGTTCCCGATCCACATCGTGGAGGAGATCACCAAACCTCTGACCCTGGCGCTGCGGCTCTTCGGGAACCTTTTCTCCGGCGGGATCATGATCGCGTTGCTGATCAGTTTCATCCCGAAGTTCTATTTCTTCAGCATCATCTTCACGCCGATCTGGAAGCTCTTCGACATGTTCATCGGCGTCATCCAGGCGTTCATCTTCGCCCTGCTGACGATCCTCTATTACCAGTTTGCCGTCGAAGAGGGTGGGCACTGA
- a CDS encoding class I SAM-dependent methyltransferase has translation MASDNAQDAEKGMDLNRRMWDERVPIHVRSEFYDVDGFKAGRPKLEPFEIEELGPLGGLRLAHLQCHFGLDTLDLARLHPTLTAVGLDFSQPAIETARGLAAELDLADRATFVQANVYDAPEVLGAGEFDVIYTGKGALNWLPYIDRWAAICARLLKPGGWLYVCEYHPVAWVFDDKEPVVKYDYFSVAPFVDDSPGTYADRNAATEHNTCYEWQHPISQVINEVLNAGFDLRFVNEWDWCHSDLGGWLIRGKDGRYRWPPPGRLPLMYSLKARRRAEPPNPAER, from the coding sequence GTGGCCTCGGACAACGCCCAAGACGCCGAGAAGGGGATGGATCTCAACCGCCGGATGTGGGACGAACGGGTGCCAATCCACGTCCGCTCCGAGTTCTACGACGTCGACGGCTTCAAGGCCGGCCGACCAAAACTGGAGCCGTTCGAGATCGAAGAGCTCGGGCCGCTCGGAGGTTTACGGCTGGCGCATCTGCAATGCCACTTCGGTCTCGACACCCTCGATCTGGCGAGGCTCCACCCGACGCTCACCGCTGTGGGGCTCGACTTCTCTCAGCCCGCGATCGAAACCGCCCGCGGCCTCGCCGCCGAGCTCGATCTCGCCGACCGAGCCACGTTCGTCCAGGCCAACGTGTACGACGCGCCCGAGGTTCTCGGCGCCGGCGAGTTCGACGTCATCTACACCGGTAAAGGCGCGCTCAACTGGCTTCCCTACATAGACCGTTGGGCTGCGATCTGCGCCAGGCTCCTGAAGCCGGGTGGATGGCTCTACGTGTGCGAGTACCACCCGGTCGCATGGGTCTTCGACGACAAGGAACCGGTAGTCAAGTACGACTACTTTTCGGTCGCTCCGTTTGTCGACGACAGCCCAGGTACCTACGCGGACAGGAACGCCGCCACCGAACACAACACTTGCTACGAATGGCAGCACCCGATCTCGCAAGTGATCAACGAAGTGCTCAACGCCGGGTTCGACTTGAGGTTCGTAAACGAATGGGACTGGTGCCACTCGGATCTCGGCGGATGGTTGATCAGGGGAAAGGACGGGCGCTACCGGTGGCCGCCCCCCGGGCGGCTGCCCCTGATGTACTCGCTCAAGGCACGCCGTCGGGCAGAGCCTCCCAATCCCGCGGAACGGTGA
- the prfA gene encoding peptide chain release factor 1, translating to MHQQWVTVASGQGGVISRAQLRQAGVTSGRFHGLLSQGVLRRAPRDPPVRWWIVLDRLENLEREYEVVLAQLSDPAVISDQRRLRDVSRRHKELEPIVEALRDYRSAAGDLDAAREMLAEADGADRDMLRAEIAESESRIADLEERLKLLLLPKDPNDGKNVIVEIRGAEGGEEANLFARDLYEMYTRYAERKGLGLEVLSTDPSDMGGFNQVTFVVKGDTAWSHLKYEGGPHRVQRVPVTESQGRVHTSSATVTVLPEAEEVDVQIEEKDLKIDVYRSTGPGGQSVNTTDSAVRITHLPTGIVVAMQDEKSQIQNRAKAMQVLRARLLKAEQDRQSAELSSARRSQIGGGGRSEKIRTYNYKENRVTDHRIGLTLYKLDKIMMGELDEIVDALMADERAAQLAGAGEDPAFAAG from the coding sequence ATGCATCAACAGTGGGTAACCGTTGCCTCGGGCCAGGGCGGTGTCATCAGCAGGGCGCAGCTGCGTCAGGCCGGCGTGACCTCCGGCCGGTTCCATGGCCTCCTATCCCAAGGTGTCCTACGACGGGCGCCGCGCGACCCACCGGTACGCTGGTGGATCGTGCTGGATCGTCTCGAGAACCTGGAACGTGAGTACGAAGTCGTGCTCGCGCAGCTCTCGGATCCGGCCGTCATCTCGGACCAGCGCCGGCTGAGGGACGTCTCGAGGCGGCACAAGGAGCTGGAACCGATCGTGGAGGCGCTCAGGGACTATCGCTCCGCGGCCGGCGATCTCGACGCGGCGAGGGAGATGCTCGCCGAAGCCGACGGGGCTGACCGCGACATGCTGCGGGCGGAGATCGCCGAGTCCGAGTCTCGGATCGCGGACCTGGAGGAGCGGCTCAAGTTGTTGCTGCTTCCGAAGGACCCGAACGACGGCAAGAACGTGATCGTGGAGATCAGGGGGGCCGAGGGTGGCGAGGAGGCCAACCTGTTCGCCCGGGATCTCTACGAGATGTACACGCGGTACGCCGAGCGGAAAGGGCTCGGACTGGAGGTCCTCTCGACCGACCCGTCGGACATGGGTGGGTTCAATCAGGTGACGTTCGTGGTCAAGGGCGACACGGCCTGGTCGCATCTGAAATACGAAGGGGGCCCGCATCGGGTGCAGCGTGTCCCGGTGACCGAGTCGCAAGGCCGGGTACACACGTCTTCGGCGACGGTCACCGTGTTGCCCGAGGCAGAGGAAGTCGACGTGCAGATCGAAGAGAAGGACCTGAAGATCGACGTCTACCGCTCGACCGGGCCAGGGGGCCAGTCGGTGAACACCACCGACTCGGCCGTGCGGATCACCCACCTTCCGACCGGGATCGTGGTGGCGATGCAGGACGAGAAGAGCCAGATCCAGAACCGGGCGAAGGCGATGCAGGTGCTGCGAGCCCGTTTGCTCAAGGCCGAGCAGGACCGGCAGTCCGCCGAGCTGTCCAGCGCCAGACGCAGCCAGATCGGAGGGGGCGGCCGGTCCGAGAAGATCCGCACCTACAACTACAAGGAGAACCGGGTCACCGATCACCGCATCGGCCTGACCTTGTACAAGCTCGACAAGATCATGATGGGCGAGCTCGACGAGATCGTCGACGCGCTCATGGCGGACGAGAGGGCCGCACAGCTCGCCGGGGCGGGCGAAGACCCCGCGTTCGCCGCAGGATGA
- a CDS encoding L-threonylcarbamoyladenylate synthase produces the protein MRIIPALGDPPPRDAIAAAVEALRDGDIVGLPTDTVYGLAADPWHSGAADRLFRVKRRPRSIELPVLVSDAEQALSLVTGLPDAALRLMKAFWPGALTLVMPRRPDVTADLGDEDATIGVRCPAHPVPLAVCREIGPVATTSANRHGASPLTTAAELAESLSGMAIVVDGGKCDGPASTVVDATGESPRLLREGAIPWEQILAVATA, from the coding sequence GTGCGCATCATTCCGGCGCTAGGAGACCCCCCTCCTCGAGATGCCATCGCGGCGGCGGTCGAGGCGCTACGCGACGGGGACATCGTCGGGCTGCCGACCGACACTGTCTACGGACTGGCCGCCGATCCCTGGCATTCGGGCGCCGCCGACAGGCTGTTCCGGGTCAAGCGCCGACCGAGGAGCATCGAGCTGCCGGTGCTCGTCTCAGATGCCGAACAGGCGCTGAGCCTGGTGACGGGCCTTCCCGACGCGGCGTTGAGGCTCATGAAGGCGTTCTGGCCGGGAGCCCTCACCCTGGTGATGCCGCGCCGCCCCGACGTCACGGCAGACCTCGGCGACGAGGACGCCACGATCGGGGTTCGTTGCCCCGCCCACCCGGTTCCGCTGGCCGTATGCCGGGAGATCGGCCCCGTGGCCACGACCAGCGCCAACCGTCACGGGGCATCCCCGCTGACGACCGCGGCGGAGCTGGCCGAGTCCTTGAGCGGCATGGCGATCGTCGTCGACGGCGGGAAGTGCGACGGCCCTGCGTCGACCGTTGTCGACGCGACCGGTGAGAGCCCGCGACTTCTGCGGGAGGGCGCGATTCCCTGGGAGCAGATCCTCGCCGTCGCCACCGCGTAG
- the atpF gene encoding F0F1 ATP synthase subunit B yields the protein MVGSSNFLVPNATFIVELIAFLIVVFVIGRYILPYITKPMEERQATIRQALADAEEAKRRAAEAEEEYKRVIAEARSEARSVVDEASKLGERVRADRRQQAEEEYERILARAREDIDAQTRRATEELRRSAADLAVTVVEKVIGEGLDTSAQKALIDRTIAEVDSSASAGVTG from the coding sequence ATGGTCGGCTCGTCCAACTTCCTAGTACCGAACGCGACGTTCATCGTCGAGCTGATTGCGTTCCTGATCGTCGTGTTCGTGATCGGCAGATACATCCTCCCGTACATCACCAAGCCGATGGAGGAACGCCAAGCGACGATCCGCCAGGCTCTGGCCGACGCGGAAGAGGCGAAGCGCCGCGCCGCCGAGGCCGAAGAGGAGTACAAGCGGGTGATCGCCGAGGCACGCTCAGAGGCGCGCTCTGTTGTTGACGAGGCGAGCAAGCTGGGCGAGCGAGTGCGAGCGGATCGACGCCAGCAGGCCGAGGAGGAGTACGAGCGAATCCTTGCGCGGGCGCGAGAAGACATCGATGCCCAGACGAGGCGCGCCACCGAGGAACTCCGGCGGAGCGCCGCCGATCTAGCGGTGACCGTCGTGGAGAAGGTCATCGGCGAGGGTCTCGACACCTCGGCGCAGAAGGCCCTGATCGACAGAACAATTGCAGAGGTCGACTCGAGTGCCAGTGCTGGGGTGACCGGCTAG
- the atpE gene encoding ATP synthase F0 subunit C: MAATTQKAIELAGAFTGGGLALGGGAIGAAVGDGLAGSQTIAGIARQPEVQGRLYTTMFLIVGLVEGMYFINLAFAALFVFVLAKG; this comes from the coding sequence ATGGCAGCAACCACGCAGAAGGCCATCGAGCTGGCCGGTGCCTTCACTGGAGGAGGCCTCGCTCTCGGCGGCGGCGCGATCGGCGCGGCAGTAGGTGACGGTCTCGCCGGTAGCCAGACCATCGCCGGCATCGCACGCCAGCCTGAGGTCCAGGGTCGTCTCTACACGACGATGTTCCTGATCGTCGGTCTGGTCGAAGGCATGTACTTCATCAACTTGGCTTTCGCCGCGCTGTTCGTTTTCGTACTCGCCAAGGGCTAA
- the prmC gene encoding peptide chain release factor N(5)-glutamine methyltransferase gives MTSVPSPIAPAGRTPTTPLSEPPRETWRVLYEEARRRLANDVEARWLVEEASGFSWPELSREGPSVADAARARFTSMLERRAAGEPLQYVLGHWSFRTLDLMVDRRVLIPRPETEQVVEAGLVELDLTRASDPKRSLLAVDLGTGSGAIALSIAAERHGVEVWATDQSREALDVASANLAGLGGLRATRVRFAHGEWWSALPEELRGRVDLVISNPPYVSTAEMGLLDPVIRDWEPTTALASGPTGLEGIESILAGAAGWLSPRGSAVIEIAPHQCERAIESARGLGFEHAHIVQDLAGRDRALVARMSPR, from the coding sequence ATGACCAGCGTTCCGAGCCCGATCGCACCGGCGGGCCGGACCCCTACGACGCCGCTGAGCGAGCCGCCCCGGGAGACGTGGCGGGTCCTCTACGAGGAGGCGCGCCGGCGACTGGCCAACGATGTCGAGGCGCGCTGGCTGGTCGAGGAGGCCTCGGGCTTCTCCTGGCCGGAGCTGTCCAGAGAAGGGCCGAGTGTTGCGGACGCGGCAAGGGCGCGCTTCACCTCGATGCTCGAGCGGCGCGCGGCGGGGGAGCCCCTCCAGTACGTATTGGGGCACTGGAGTTTCCGGACCCTGGACCTGATGGTGGACCGAAGGGTGTTGATTCCGAGGCCCGAAACGGAGCAAGTGGTCGAGGCGGGTCTCGTCGAGCTCGATCTGACCCGAGCCAGCGACCCGAAACGCTCCCTGTTGGCGGTCGACCTCGGGACCGGTTCGGGCGCTATCGCGCTGTCGATCGCGGCGGAGCGGCACGGAGTAGAGGTATGGGCGACAGATCAGTCGCGCGAAGCCCTCGACGTCGCCTCGGCGAACCTGGCTGGGCTAGGGGGCCTCAGGGCAACGCGCGTTCGATTTGCTCATGGAGAGTGGTGGTCCGCGTTGCCGGAGGAGCTGAGAGGTCGGGTCGATCTGGTGATCTCGAACCCGCCGTACGTGTCCACCGCCGAGATGGGACTGCTCGACCCGGTCATCCGCGATTGGGAGCCGACCACAGCACTCGCGTCGGGGCCGACCGGTCTGGAAGGGATCGAGTCGATACTCGCAGGTGCTGCCGGCTGGCTGAGCCCTCGGGGATCCGCCGTGATCGAGATCGCTCCTCATCAATGTGAACGTGCGATCGAATCAGCGCGCGGGCTCGGATTCGAGCACGCACATATCGTCCAGGATCTCGCCGGCCGCGACCGGGCGCTGGTTGCGAGGATGAGCCCAAGATGA
- the rpmE gene encoding 50S ribosomal protein L31 → MKTETHPEYVTAKVTCSCGNTFTTRSTKGELHTELCNECHPFYTGKQKLVDTGGRVERFERRYGRRGKKS, encoded by the coding sequence ATGAAGACCGAAACCCATCCCGAGTACGTGACCGCCAAGGTGACCTGCTCGTGCGGCAACACTTTCACGACCCGCTCGACCAAGGGCGAGCTTCACACCGAGCTCTGCAACGAGTGCCACCCGTTCTACACCGGCAAGCAGAAGCTGGTCGATACCGGTGGCCGGGTCGAGCGCTTCGAACGCCGTTACGGCCGGAGGGGCAAGAAGTCGTAG
- a CDS encoding F0F1 ATP synthase subunit alpha (produces ATP from ADP in the presence of a proton gradient across the membrane; the alpha chain is a catalytic subunit) — MAELAIDPAEISAALRRNVEGFTAGVSTEQVGRILEVYDGIARVSGLPNAAVNELLEFEGGELGLALNLDEDSIGAVVLGEVDDLEEGQTVRATGRILSIPVGDAMLGRVINPLAEPLDGLGPIATEFTRRLEVQAPGVIDRQPVKEPLQTGIKAIDAMTPIGRGQRELIIGDRKTGKTTVAIDTILAQKGQGVKCIYVAIGQKGSTVAQTVATLEEHGAMDYTVVVNAPAADEAVFKYLAPYAGCAIGQHWMDNGEHALIVYDDLSKQAEAYRQLS, encoded by the coding sequence ATGGCTGAACTCGCAATCGATCCCGCCGAAATCAGCGCCGCACTCCGTCGCAACGTCGAAGGATTTACCGCCGGCGTGTCGACGGAGCAGGTGGGCCGGATCCTCGAGGTCTACGACGGGATCGCACGGGTATCCGGGCTGCCGAACGCGGCGGTGAACGAGCTTCTCGAGTTCGAGGGCGGGGAGCTCGGGCTTGCCCTTAACCTCGATGAGGATTCGATCGGCGCAGTAGTTCTCGGCGAGGTCGACGATCTCGAGGAAGGCCAGACGGTACGCGCAACTGGTCGGATTCTCTCTATTCCCGTCGGCGACGCGATGCTCGGTCGAGTCATCAACCCGCTAGCGGAACCGCTCGACGGTCTTGGTCCTATCGCGACAGAGTTCACCCGCCGCCTGGAGGTTCAGGCCCCTGGAGTGATCGACCGCCAACCGGTGAAGGAGCCGCTACAGACCGGCATCAAGGCGATCGACGCCATGACCCCGATTGGCAGGGGCCAGCGCGAGCTAATCATCGGAGACCGCAAGACCGGCAAGACCACCGTCGCGATCGACACGATCCTCGCCCAGAAGGGCCAGGGCGTGAAGTGCATCTACGTCGCGATCGGCCAGAAGGGCTCCACCGTCGCGCAGACCGTCGCCACGCTCGAGGAGCACGGCGCGATGGACTACACGGTGGTCGTGAACGCGCCCGCCGCCGACGAGGCCGTGTTCAAGTACCTCGCCCCCTACGCCGGGTGCGCGATCGGCCAGCACTGGATGGACAACGGCGAGCACGCCCTTATCGTCTATGACGACCTGTCGAAGCAAGCCGAGGCGTACCGGCAGCTTTC